A DNA window from Procambarus clarkii isolate CNS0578487 chromosome 75, FALCON_Pclarkii_2.0, whole genome shotgun sequence contains the following coding sequences:
- the LOC138356907 gene encoding uncharacterized protein encodes MVLPTNKFGESMGNENMWADNGSNTSTKNRQVMTALFACSRIPLVGLWRRVVEVSTLINETTGANISLACSGSRLCWRSIYNRVTWVWSVSTAWERLSVVCVSIMSIMRCVSLVLLLVFMALLHFSTAQYYHDRRYQPVYGQGYYQDNYGYRPTYGHGYQQYYDDGLYGRHRYRY; translated from the exons ATGGTTCTTCCCACTAACAAGTTTGGAGAGTCAATGGGGAATGAGAACATGTGGGCAGATAATGGGTCCAACACCTCAACAAAGAACCGACAGGTGATGACTGCCTTGTTTGCCTGTAGCAGAATACCATTGGTTGGTTTGTGGAGACGTGTGGTCGAGGTTTCGACCCTTATAAACGAGACGACTGGAGCCAACATTAGCCTGGCTTGTTCGGGGTCCCGCTTGTGTTGGCGGAGCATATATAACCGGGTCACTTGggtgtggagcgtcagtacagcTTGGGAGAGACTCAGTGTTGTCTGTGTATCCATCATGTCTATTATGCGTTGTGTT AGTCTGGTCCTACTGCTGGTGTTCATGGCTCTACTACACTTCTCGACAGCTCAATATTATCACGATCGTCGGTACCAGCCAGTGTATGGCCAAGGTTACTACCAGGACAACTACGGGTATCGTCCCACGTACGGCCACGGTTATCAACAGTACTACGATGATGGGCTCTATGGTAGACACAG gtATAGGTACTGA